From the genome of uncultured Pseudodesulfovibrio sp., one region includes:
- a CDS encoding transcriptional regulator, translating into MLKFLVIAAALFLVYKLFMGDKRKKDMKNDKSFKQKVASGEMVKDPSCGTYVDKDGDIRVREGDKVHVFCSYECRDKYLKSIGAAAPKQEEE; encoded by the coding sequence ATGCTCAAATTCCTGGTCATCGCCGCGGCATTGTTTCTGGTCTACAAGCTCTTCATGGGCGACAAGCGCAAGAAGGACATGAAAAACGATAAATCCTTCAAGCAAAAGGTTGCCTCCGGCGAGATGGTCAAGGACCCGTCCTGTGGGACCTATGTTGACAAGGACGGCGACATCCGCGTCCGGGAGGGGGACAAGGTCCACGTGTTCTGTTCCTACGAATGCCGGGATAAATACCTCAAAAGTATAGGCGCGGCAGCCCCCAAACAGGAAGAAGAGTAG
- a CDS encoding diguanylate cyclase, which translates to MRLKFTIYLTVLFLLLFSVDLVLQELLLRQFRSQQVVDVSQRIAPIRVGIEKEIVNNLLLIQGTANYISVHPDITAKEFRLYAQGALQGSNLLRNLGAAPDLIMRFVYPLRGNENVIGINYRDLPNQWPQVQLAMRKGSMVVAGPINLVQGGRGLVGRAPVFINKGSTTDDGRKESWGIVSAVLDIDRLFLVLEEKNISDLRIAIRGKDGKGAQGKVFSGDEILFNPSSKAILSDIFFPSGSWQMAVLPKSGWPVRHPLSGYVHLAFLLFFFIFLYLGYRDLRQRIEVSQGKMDLDEAQAIAHLGNWSYTPRTDVVEWSEETYRIFGVDKSEFTPSLDAFFELVHPADRERMKNAYWDSIKSRERLSIDHRIIRPDGSVRYVHEQGENRYDGGGELIRSFGTVHDTTNREVIAKELAAEQAKIQAMAEATYDPLIMIDAEDTILFWSPAAEKVLGWTSEEVVGQKMHPLITPEEYLKPAQEGLKQFATTGRGPVLDSIMEFPAIRKDGQTFPAERSVSAFQVDGEFFAVGMLRDITDRKKTEGQLELMANTDELTGIYNRRYFIEQLEVEFLRSRRYKTKTSLILFDADNFKKINDTYGHDVGDEVLVYLTKAAKENLREVDCLARFGGEEFIILLPETHLKDALIVAERIRSFVEQAEFLLDDGAILHFTVSLGVTEIHGDEEGHSQVIKRADTAMYRAKQTGRNKVESE; encoded by the coding sequence ATGCGACTTAAGTTTACGATATACCTGACGGTATTGTTTCTTTTATTGTTTTCTGTAGATCTGGTGTTGCAGGAACTTCTTTTGCGCCAGTTTCGTAGCCAACAGGTTGTTGATGTCTCGCAGAGAATCGCGCCGATCCGGGTCGGCATAGAAAAAGAAATCGTAAATAATCTCCTTCTTATTCAAGGAACGGCAAACTACATTTCAGTACATCCCGATATCACAGCCAAAGAATTCAGGCTGTACGCGCAGGGGGCTTTGCAGGGAAGCAATCTCCTACGGAATTTGGGAGCCGCCCCAGATTTGATCATGCGCTTCGTGTATCCCCTACGTGGAAATGAAAATGTCATAGGTATAAATTACCGGGACTTGCCCAACCAATGGCCGCAGGTCCAGCTCGCCATGCGTAAAGGGAGCATGGTGGTTGCCGGACCGATCAATCTTGTTCAGGGGGGGAGGGGACTCGTCGGCCGTGCACCGGTTTTCATTAATAAGGGGTCAACAACGGATGACGGCCGCAAGGAATCCTGGGGCATCGTTTCCGCAGTCCTCGACATAGACCGGTTGTTTCTTGTTCTAGAGGAGAAAAACATTTCGGATCTGCGTATTGCCATCCGTGGGAAAGATGGAAAGGGGGCCCAAGGAAAGGTCTTTTCTGGAGACGAGATCCTTTTTAATCCGTCTTCCAAAGCGATCCTCTCGGACATCTTTTTCCCTTCAGGATCATGGCAAATGGCCGTGCTTCCCAAAAGCGGGTGGCCGGTTCGTCATCCCTTGTCCGGTTATGTGCACTTGGCGTTCCTGCTATTTTTCTTCATCTTTCTCTATTTGGGCTACCGCGACCTGAGGCAGCGTATTGAAGTCTCGCAGGGAAAGATGGATCTCGACGAAGCGCAGGCTATCGCCCATCTGGGGAATTGGTCTTATACCCCCCGGACCGACGTGGTCGAATGGTCCGAGGAGACCTACCGCATCTTCGGTGTGGATAAATCGGAGTTCACGCCGTCGCTGGACGCTTTTTTCGAACTCGTCCACCCGGCGGACCGGGAACGCATGAAAAACGCATATTGGGATTCTATCAAGTCACGGGAAAGACTCTCCATCGACCATCGAATCATCCGGCCGGACGGATCGGTCCGGTACGTCCATGAGCAGGGCGAGAACCGGTACGATGGGGGAGGGGAGTTGATCCGTTCTTTCGGAACCGTGCACGACACAACCAATCGTGAAGTCATCGCCAAGGAGCTGGCGGCCGAACAGGCGAAGATCCAGGCCATGGCTGAGGCCACATATGACCCGCTAATCATGATCGATGCCGAGGACACGATCCTTTTTTGGAGTCCTGCTGCGGAAAAGGTCCTGGGATGGACGTCGGAGGAAGTCGTCGGGCAAAAGATGCACCCGCTTATCACTCCGGAGGAGTATCTCAAACCTGCTCAAGAGGGCCTCAAACAATTTGCGACGACTGGCAGGGGGCCTGTGCTCGATTCTATCATGGAGTTCCCGGCAATCCGCAAAGACGGTCAGACGTTTCCCGCTGAACGTTCTGTCAGTGCATTTCAGGTAGACGGCGAGTTTTTCGCTGTGGGGATGCTTCGTGACATCACTGACCGCAAAAAGACTGAAGGCCAGCTTGAGCTTATGGCGAACACGGATGAACTAACCGGTATATACAACCGGCGCTATTTCATCGAACAACTGGAAGTGGAGTTCCTCCGTTCACGACGGTACAAGACCAAAACCAGTCTCATCCTGTTCGATGCCGACAATTTTAAAAAAATCAATGACACCTACGGACATGACGTCGGCGATGAGGTTCTTGTTTACCTGACGAAAGCAGCCAAAGAGAATCTCCGTGAAGTGGACTGCCTAGCCCGTTTTGGCGGCGAGGAGTTCATCATCCTATTGCCCGAGACCCACCTCAAGGACGCGTTGATCGTTGCCGAACGAATCCGCAGCTTCGTTGAGCAGGCCGAATTCCTCCTAGACGACGGAGCCATCCTTCATTTTACGGTGAGCCTGGGGGTAACCGAAATTCATGGGGATGAGGAAGGGCATAGCCAGGTCATCAAGAGAGCTGACACGGCCATGTACCGCGCCAAGCAAACCGGGCGAAACAAAGTGGAATCTGAATAA
- the folK gene encoding 2-amino-4-hydroxy-6-hydroxymethyldihydropteridine diphosphokinase, with the protein MSLGSNVGDTEDNLHEALVLLEDYGDDIRLKKVSDYYETEPQGEIKDQPWFTNQIIELEIDAEIWSPPGFLSTCTAIEAKMGRTRAVPGGPRPLDMDIIAWGDTVMDMDFLTLPHPRAKERAFVLVPLKEIAPDFVFPDGTTVDEALSAIEYRQEGRKLWQDS; encoded by the coding sequence GTGAGCCTTGGCTCAAACGTAGGGGACACTGAAGACAATCTGCATGAGGCATTGGTCCTTTTGGAGGACTACGGTGACGATATCCGTCTGAAAAAGGTCTCGGACTACTACGAGACCGAACCTCAGGGGGAGATCAAGGATCAGCCGTGGTTCACCAACCAGATTATCGAGCTCGAAATTGATGCCGAAATCTGGTCGCCCCCCGGTTTCCTGTCCACCTGTACGGCCATTGAGGCCAAGATGGGCCGAACCCGAGCCGTGCCCGGTGGCCCCAGACCGCTGGACATGGACATCATCGCCTGGGGCGATACCGTTATGGACATGGATTTCCTGACCCTGCCGCATCCTCGCGCCAAGGAGAGGGCATTCGTGCTCGTACCGCTCAAGGAGATTGCCCCTGATTTCGTCTTCCCTGACGGAACCACTGTGGACGAGGCCTTGTCCGCCATCGAATACAGGCAGGAAGGGCGCAAGCTCTGGCAGGACTCCTGA
- a CDS encoding LL-diaminopimelate aminotransferase produces MSEFKLADRLSALPPYLFAAIDKAKAEVAKKGMDIISLGIGDPDLPTPEFIIEALYESAKKPKNHRYPDYVGMLAYRQAVADWYKERFNADLDPETEVVSLIGSKEGIAHFPLAYVNPGDTVLVATPNYPVYGIATEFAGGKVEYLPLLEENDFLVDLDAISDDTWAKAKMIFVCYPNNPTAATATKPFYEKLIEKAKEFNVIVVSDAAYTEIYYDPDNKPLSIMECEGAKDVCIEFHSLSKTYNMTGWRIGMAVGNKSLIAGLGKIKENVDSGIFQAVQEAGIAALKQGEPFAEGFRAIYKERRDVVSAALNKIGIKHRVPDASFYLWCNVPEGYKSADFVTNVLMKTGVVLTPGNGFGGPGEGYFRISLTVNNDKLEEAVSRISKL; encoded by the coding sequence ATGTCTGAATTCAAGTTGGCCGACCGCTTGTCGGCGCTGCCTCCGTATCTTTTCGCCGCCATCGACAAGGCCAAGGCCGAAGTCGCCAAAAAGGGCATGGATATCATCAGCCTGGGTATCGGCGACCCGGACCTGCCCACCCCGGAATTCATCATCGAGGCTCTGTACGAGAGCGCCAAGAAGCCAAAAAACCACCGGTACCCCGACTATGTCGGCATGCTGGCCTATCGTCAGGCCGTGGCCGACTGGTACAAGGAGCGCTTCAACGCCGATCTGGATCCCGAAACCGAAGTCGTCAGCCTCATCGGCTCCAAGGAGGGCATTGCCCACTTCCCGCTGGCTTACGTCAATCCCGGCGATACGGTCCTGGTGGCTACGCCGAACTACCCGGTCTACGGCATCGCCACGGAATTCGCCGGTGGCAAGGTCGAGTACCTTCCCCTGCTTGAGGAAAACGACTTCCTCGTCGACCTGGACGCCATCTCCGACGACACCTGGGCCAAGGCCAAGATGATCTTCGTCTGCTACCCGAACAATCCGACCGCGGCCACTGCGACCAAGCCCTTCTATGAGAAGCTGATCGAAAAGGCCAAGGAATTCAATGTAATCGTGGTTTCCGACGCGGCCTACACCGAAATTTACTACGATCCGGACAACAAGCCCCTTTCCATCATGGAGTGCGAGGGTGCCAAGGACGTCTGCATCGAGTTCCATTCCCTGTCCAAGACCTACAACATGACTGGCTGGCGCATTGGCATGGCCGTGGGCAACAAGAGCCTTATTGCTGGTCTGGGCAAGATCAAGGAAAACGTGGACTCCGGCATCTTCCAGGCCGTTCAGGAAGCCGGCATCGCCGCCCTGAAGCAGGGCGAGCCCTTTGCTGAAGGATTCCGGGCCATTTACAAGGAGCGTCGCGATGTTGTCAGCGCCGCCCTGAACAAGATCGGCATCAAACACCGTGTGCCGGATGCCTCCTTCTACCTCTGGTGCAACGTGCCGGAAGGGTATAAGTCCGCAGATTTCGTGACCAACGTGCTCATGAAGACCGGCGTGGTCCTGACCCCGGGCAACGGCTTCGGCGGTCCTGGCGAAGGGTACTTCCGCATCTCCCTTACCGTGAACAACGACAAGCTCGAGGAGGCAGTATCCAGAATTTCGAAACTGTGA